A genomic region of Plasmodium cynomolgi strain B DNA, chromosome 5, whole genome shotgun sequence contains the following coding sequences:
- a CDS encoding tryptophan-rich antigen (Pv-fam-a;~putative) — protein sequence MTAVNVLEDFVGTESLMPTLIDDDNNPLFSKKNANLLMSVASTALLFLSSALTEKLKENKWNDWMNQLEEKWKSFHYQMEKERRQWLEKKDTEWEEWKKYTEIKYMSYCIDINNEFEFNTLKDSSTWTRTQWEDWITTVGKEMIKNEYEKWIYENENYLHEWKVREWVEWKKKNISSWLSSEWKCKEDDYWSKWEQTAWDKWLFTENREKWTAWKERNFRERTEWLKWVQLKEYAYINDEWIPWTKWKNENRLSFIEWIGSFMNEWINNKQWNEWIHERKKIVATKKSPH from the exons atGACAGCAGTCAATGTATTGGAGGACTTTGTTGGGACAGAATCCCTTATGCCAACATTAATAGATGATGATAATAACCCTCTTTTTTcaaagaaaaatgcgaatTTGCTCATGTCAGTTGCATCCACCGCcttgctttttttgtcttctg CATTGACGGAAAaattgaaggaaaataaatggaaTGATTGGATGAACCAGCTAGaggagaaatggaaaagtttCCACTatcaaatggaaaaggaaagaagacaATGGCTAGAGAAAAAGGACACAGAATGggaagaatggaaaaaatatacagaaataaaatacatgAGTTATTGCATAGATATTAATAATGAATTCGAATTTAACACCTTAAAAGATTCTTCAACATGGACTAGAACTCAGTGGGAAGACTGGATTACAACAGTAGGGAAAGAAATgatcaaaaatgaatatgaaaAGTGGatttacgaaaatgaaaattatttacatgAATGGAAAGTGAGAGAATGGgttgaatggaaaaaaaaaaatatatcatcaTGGTTATCTTCCGAATGGAAATGTAAAGAGGATGATTACTggtcaaaatgggaacaaacTGCTTGGGACAAATGGCTATTTACAGAAAATAGAGAAAAGTGGACAGCgtggaaagaaagaaattttagAGAAAGGACTGAGTGGCTTAAGTGGGTCCAGTTAAAagaatatgcatatataaatgatgAGTGGATTCCttggacaaaatggaaaaacgaaaaccgCCTTTCCTTCATAGAATGGATTGGATCCTTTATGAACGAATGGATAAATAATAAACAGTGGAATGAGTGGATTcacgaaaggaaaaaaattgttgccaCCAAAAAATCGCCCCATTGA